The following coding sequences are from one Lolium rigidum isolate FL_2022 chromosome 6, APGP_CSIRO_Lrig_0.1, whole genome shotgun sequence window:
- the LOC124666331 gene encoding 17.9 kDa heat shock protein 2-like, translating to MSLVARLFDTLSLDAWKNPFSSIFGTAAGADAWLASDTTAFAETYIETRETAEAYVFSARLPAGVSKEEVRVDVEEEGHVLVIAGQRTVRREARSDQARHVIERSCASFFGRFCLPEDAAVGQVRAAMDDGGELVVTVPRIGAAVLALPEPDLAIEVEASPC from the coding sequence ATGTCTCTGGTGGCAAGGCTCTTCGACACGCTGTCCCTGGACGCGTGGAAGAACCCCTTCAGCAGCATCTTCGGCACGGCGGCCGGCGCCGACGCGTGGCTGGCGAGCGACACCACGGCGTTCGCGGAGACGTACATCGAGACCCGGGAGACGGCGGAGGCGTACGTGTTCAGCGCTCGGCTCCCCGCAGGGGTAAGCAAAGAGGAGGTGCGGGTggacgtggaggaggaggggcacgTGCTCGTCATCGCCGGCCAGCGCACCGTGAGGAGGGAGGCCAGGAGCGACCAGGCCCGGCACGTGATCGAGCGTAGCTGCGCCTCCTTCTTCGGCAGGTTCTGCCTCCCGGAGGACGCCGCCGTGGGACAAGTCCGGGCCGCCATGGATGACGGCGGGGAGCTCGTCGTTACCGTGCCCAGAATTGGAGCCGCCGTCCTGGCTCTGCCCGAGCCGGACTTGGCCATCGAGGTCGAGGCCAGCCCGTGCTGA